The DNA segment AACGCGGCCAGGAACAGGATGTCGACGTGGTGGAGGCAATCGAACACGGGAAGCCAAATCAGGAAATCCTCGAGTACGCTGCGGATCACGATATCGACGCCATCGTCATGGGGACCCACGGTCGGTCTGGAGCTGACCGCCTCGTCGTCGGCAGCGTGACGGAGAAAGTCGTCCGAAAGAGCGATGTACCGGTTCTCACCGTCCGAATGAGTTGATAACTGACTGCAACGATTTCTCCCAGTACCTTCCCAACCGTCGGCCCCTGCGTGAAAGCGGCCACCCGAAATCGATTTATTTCAACCGCTCGGGCTTGCAATACCTCTCAGGCGTACGTCGGCGTCTCGACGGCCGTTTCGACATCGAGTTCGGCCGCAACCTCCTCGAGCAGCGTCCCTTTGACCTCCGAAACGCGCCACCCGATTTCGGCGATCAGTGGTGGCTCGAACGCCGTACGGACCTGCTCGAGGTGTGCCTGTTCGGTCTCGATCCGTTCACGGAGATATCGTGCGCCACGCCCGTTCTCATCGGGATCTGGGGACGGGGTGAGCTTGTTCACGACGAGTCCGCGGACGCTGAGGTTTTTGTCCTGGAGGTCGGCGATCGAGCGTTCGGTCTCGTTGAGCGATAGTTCGTCCGGATTCAACACGAGAAAGAACGCGGCGTCCTCTCGCAACGCCTTGCCAGCAAACTCGAAGAACTCCTTTCGGTTCTGGAGGCGCGCAAGAACGGGATCGCCTTCCATGATCCGTCGTGGCTCGTTGCTCCCGACTGCGGCTTTTTCGAAGAGGTCGATGCTCTTTCGGCGTTTGTACATGAGTCGGTCGATCCAGCCCTCGAGCAGTTCCGGCAACCCGAGGAGTCGAAGCGTACTCCCCGAGGGTGCGGTATCGAAGACGACCCTGTCGTACGGATCCGAATTTCGTATCACGTCGACGAACCGATCGAACAACGCTGATTCGTACGCTCCAGGGGTACCGTGGGCCATCTCGAGCTGGCGATTGATCTCGTTGACCATCGCCGCCGACACCTGTTCGGAGAGGTCCTGGCGAATCTCATCCAAGTGGCGGATGACTTCCTCCTCGGGATCGAGTTGCATCGCGTCGAGACCGTCGACGCCTTCGACCGGCGTCGGGGAGTCGTCGAACGTCTGGTCGAACACGTCGGTGACGGAGTGGGCCGGATCCGTCGAGACGACCAGCGTCCGAACTCCCTCGCGGGCACAGCGCACGGCGTACGCACAGGAGACGGTCGTCTTGCCGACACCACCCTTGCCGCCG comes from the Natronosalvus amylolyticus genome and includes:
- a CDS encoding ArsA family ATPase produces the protein MEPFVFFGGKGGVGKTTVSCAYAVRCAREGVRTLVVSTDPAHSVTDVFDQTFDDSPTPVEGVDGLDAMQLDPEEEVIRHLDEIRQDLSEQVSAAMVNEINRQLEMAHGTPGAYESALFDRFVDVIRNSDPYDRVVFDTAPSGSTLRLLGLPELLEGWIDRLMYKRRKSIDLFEKAAVGSNEPRRIMEGDPVLARLQNRKEFFEFAGKALREDAAFFLVLNPDELSLNETERSIADLQDKNLSVRGLVVNKLTPSPDPDENGRGARYLRERIETEQAHLEQVRTAFEPPLIAEIGWRVSEVKGTLLEEVAAELDVETAVETPTYA